Proteins encoded in a region of the Buchnera aphidicola (Phyllaphis fagi) genome:
- the fusA gene encoding elongation factor G: protein MVRKTPIINYRNIGISAHIDAGKTTTTERVLFYTGINHKIGEVHDGAATMDWMAQEQERGITITSAATTTFWSGMYNQFPSHHINIIDTPGHVDFTIEVERSMRILDGVVMVYCAVGGVQPQSETVWRQANKYKVPRIAFINKMDRIGANFFRVIEQMKDRLKSNPIPIQLPIGAEDKFIGIIDLVKMKAIYWNELDQGITFNVKDIPENMLSESKIWNQILIEASVESNESMMDKYLNNVFLSEKEIKIGLRNRALSNEITLITCGSAFKNKGVQALLDAIIDYLPSPVDVDSVTGVMNDDPLIENKRISDDKEYFSALAFKIATDPFVGNLTFFRVYSGIVKSGDTVLNSGKLQKERFGRIVQMHANKREEIKEVRAGDIAAAIGLKNVTTGDTLCDINNPIVLEKMEFPEPVISIAIEPKTKTDQEKMGLSLNRLAKEDPSFRVHTDHESNQTIISGMGELHLEIIIDRMKREFNVDANVGQPQVAYRETIKNKVYDIEGKYIKQSGGRGQYGHVVIDIFPLESGDVGYKFINDIKGGVIPSEYISAIDKGIQEQLKSGPLAGYPVVDIGIRLHFGSYHDVDSSELAFKFAASIAFKDAFKKATPVLLEPIMKVEVETPEDYMGDVIGDLNRRRGVIEGMQDLKIGKIISAKVPLSEMFGYATDLRSQTQGRASYSMEFLSYLETPKNISMNIIDKRE from the coding sequence ATGGTTCGAAAGACGCCCATTATAAATTATAGAAATATTGGAATTAGTGCTCACATAGATGCAGGAAAGACAACGACAACTGAACGTGTTTTATTTTATACAGGTATTAATCATAAAATAGGTGAAGTTCATGATGGAGCCGCTACAATGGATTGGATGGCGCAAGAACAAGAACGTGGCATTACAATTACTTCAGCTGCTACTACTACGTTTTGGTCTGGGATGTATAATCAATTTCCTTCGCATCATATTAATATTATTGATACTCCAGGACATGTAGATTTTACTATTGAAGTAGAACGATCTATGCGTATTTTAGATGGCGTAGTGATGGTTTATTGTGCAGTAGGAGGAGTACAACCTCAATCGGAAACTGTATGGAGACAAGCTAATAAATATAAAGTACCTAGAATAGCATTTATTAATAAAATGGATCGTATAGGTGCAAATTTTTTTAGAGTAATTGAACAAATGAAAGATCGATTAAAATCTAATCCAATACCAATTCAATTACCTATAGGTGCAGAAGATAAATTTATTGGTATAATAGATTTAGTAAAAATGAAAGCAATTTATTGGAATGAATTAGATCAAGGTATTACATTTAATGTTAAAGATATTCCTGAAAATATGTTATCTGAATCAAAAATATGGAATCAAATATTGATTGAGGCATCAGTAGAATCAAATGAATCTATGATGGATAAATATTTAAATAATGTATTTTTATCAGAAAAAGAAATAAAAATTGGGTTACGAAATAGAGCTTTAAGTAATGAAATTACATTGATTACTTGTGGATCAGCATTTAAAAATAAAGGTGTTCAAGCATTATTAGATGCGATTATTGATTATTTACCTTCTCCAGTTGATGTAGATTCTGTAACAGGAGTTATGAATGATGATCCATTAATAGAAAATAAACGTATTTCAGATGATAAAGAATATTTTTCTGCTTTAGCATTTAAAATAGCTACTGACCCTTTTGTCGGTAATTTAACTTTTTTTAGAGTATATTCAGGTATTGTAAAATCTGGAGATACTGTTTTGAATTCAGGGAAATTACAAAAAGAACGGTTTGGTCGCATTGTTCAAATGCATGCTAATAAAAGAGAAGAAATTAAAGAAGTTCGAGCTGGTGATATTGCTGCAGCTATTGGTCTAAAAAATGTAACTACTGGTGATACTTTATGTGATATAAATAATCCAATTGTTTTAGAAAAAATGGAATTTCCTGAACCAGTAATTTCTATTGCAATAGAACCTAAAACAAAAACTGATCAGGAAAAAATGGGGTTATCATTAAATCGATTAGCTAAAGAAGATCCTTCTTTTCGAGTACATACTGATCATGAATCTAATCAAACTATTATTTCTGGTATGGGCGAACTACATTTAGAAATAATTATTGATCGTATGAAGAGAGAATTTAATGTTGATGCTAATGTTGGTCAACCTCAAGTTGCATATCGTGAAACAATTAAAAATAAAGTTTATGATATTGAAGGTAAATATATTAAGCAATCTGGAGGAAGAGGTCAATATGGACATGTTGTAATTGATATATTTCCATTAGAATCAGGTGATGTAGGATATAAATTTATTAATGATATTAAAGGTGGTGTCATTCCTAGTGAATATATTTCAGCAATTGATAAAGGTATTCAGGAGCAATTAAAATCTGGTCCTCTTGCAGGATATCCAGTAGTGGATATAGGAATTAGATTACATTTTGGTTCTTATCATGATGTTGATTCATCTGAACTTGCATTTAAATTTGCAGCTTCTATAGCATTTAAAGATGCTTTTAAAAAAGCAACTCCAGTACTACTAGAACCCATTATGAAGGTAGAAGTAGAAACTCCAGAGGATTATATGGGGGATGTTATAGGAGATTTAAATCGTAGAAGAGGCGTAATTGAGGGTATGCAAGATTTGAAAATAGGTAAAATCATTTCTGCTAAAGTTCCTTTATCAGAAATGTTTGGATATGCAACAGATTTACGTTCTCAAACACAAGGAAGAGCTTCATATTCTATGGAATTTTTAAGTTATTTAGAAACTCCTAAAAATATTTCAATGAATATTATTGACAAACGAGAATAA
- the rpsG gene encoding 30S ribosomal protein S7 — protein MARRRVIGHRKIAPDPKFSSEVLAKFINILMVDGKKSIAEVIVYSALDKLSQKTKKSELNIFDLVLENIRPLVEVKSRRVGGSTYQVPVEVRPIRRNALAMRWIIEAARKRTDKSMSLRLFHELLDVLENKGAAIKKREEVHRMAEANKAFAHYRW, from the coding sequence ATGGCGCGTCGGCGTGTTATTGGACATAGAAAAATTGCACCAGATCCAAAATTTTCTTCTGAGGTATTAGCAAAATTTATTAATATATTAATGGTAGATGGTAAAAAATCGATTGCTGAAGTAATTGTATATTCAGCTTTAGATAAGTTGTCTCAAAAAACTAAAAAAAGTGAATTAAATATTTTTGATTTAGTTTTAGAAAATATTCGCCCTCTTGTAGAAGTAAAATCTCGTCGAGTAGGAGGTTCAACATATCAAGTACCGGTTGAAGTAAGACCTATTAGAAGAAATGCATTAGCAATGCGATGGATTATTGAAGCAGCTCGGAAAAGAACAGATAAGTCTATGTCTCTTCGTTTATTTCATGAATTATTAGATGTTTTAGAAAATAAAGGTGCTGCTATTAAAAAACGAGAAGAAGTACATCGTATGGCTGAAGCAAATAAAGCTTTTGCTCATTATCGTTGGTAA
- the rpsL gene encoding 30S ribosomal protein S12 — MVTINQLVRVPRIRRIVKNNVPALSQCPQKRGVCIRVYTTTPKKPNSALRKVCRVKLTNGFEVTAYIGGEGHNLQEHSVILIRGGRVKDLPGVRYHVIRGALDCAGVKDRKQGRSKYGVKKNKK; from the coding sequence ATGGTTACAATTAACCAATTAGTTCGTGTGCCTAGAATACGAAGAATTGTAAAAAATAATGTTCCTGCTTTAAGTCAATGTCCTCAAAAACGAGGTGTTTGTATTAGAGTATATACTACTACACCAAAAAAACCAAATTCTGCTTTACGTAAAGTTTGTCGAGTTAAATTAACAAATGGATTTGAAGTGACTGCTTATATTGGAGGGGAAGGACATAATTTACAAGAACATTCGGTTATTTTGATACGAGGAGGTCGTGTAAAAGATTTACCTGGAGTAAGATATCATGTCATCAGAGGTGCTTTAGATTGCGCTGGTGTTAAAGATCGAAAACAAGGTCGATCAAAATATGGTGTAAAAAAAAATAAAAAATAA
- the tusB gene encoding sulfurtransferase complex subunit TusB, translating to MLHVLVSSPFKIDCNLTLSMLNPLDSFIGIQDGVFIGLVNNVFIKDFLKFSFKLYLLKEDVIARGITSYISDQFHLINYAQFIVLTEKYQKVLNW from the coding sequence ATGCTACATGTATTAGTAAGTTCGCCTTTTAAAATAGATTGTAATTTAACATTAAGTATGTTAAATCCTTTAGATAGTTTTATAGGTATACAAGATGGTGTATTTATTGGTTTAGTAAATAATGTTTTTATAAAGGATTTTTTAAAATTTTCATTCAAATTATATTTATTAAAGGAAGATGTAATAGCTAGAGGTATTACTTCTTATATTTCTGATCAATTTCATTTAATAAATTATGCTCAATTTATTGTCTTGACAGAAAAATATCAAAAAGTTTTAAATTGGTAA
- the tusC gene encoding sulfurtransferase complex subunit TusC, which yields MKNIAVVFSHAPYGNSLGREGLDFILSASCFTKNISIFFIGDGVFQILKHQNSKVILLKNHSFSFNILPLCDINNFYVCYNSLIKRGLKKNMNFMLGVNILPLEKIRNTMNNFNCILNF from the coding sequence ATAAAGAATATAGCTGTTGTATTTTCACATGCTCCGTATGGTAATAGTTTAGGTAGAGAAGGATTGGATTTTATTTTATCTGCTTCTTGTTTTACTAAAAATATAAGTATTTTTTTTATTGGAGATGGTGTTTTTCAAATATTGAAACACCAAAATTCAAAAGTAATATTATTAAAAAATCATTCTTTTTCATTTAATATTTTACCATTATGTGATATTAATAATTTTTATGTATGTTATAATTCTTTAATTAAGAGAGGGTTAAAAAAAAATATGAATTTTATGTTAGGAGTAAATATTTTACCTTTAGAAAAAATTCGAAATACAATGAATAATTTTAATTGTATTTTAAATTTTTAG
- the tusD gene encoding sulfurtransferase complex subunit TusD, which produces MGSIYGTENSTSALLFSNSLMKGCKHSIKNIFFYCDGVLNGNKMSFTSIDENNLVNSWYQLSKKFFINLNICSSAACRRGVIDDTMALDLGFLHGNLHFSFRLTGLGTFVQSVLNSDRVLQF; this is translated from the coding sequence ATGGGTTCAATATATGGTACAGAAAATTCAACTAGTGCATTGTTATTTTCTAATTCTTTAATGAAAGGTTGTAAACATAGTATAAAAAATATATTTTTTTATTGTGATGGAGTGTTAAATGGGAATAAAATGTCGTTTACATCCATAGATGAAAATAATTTAGTGAATTCTTGGTATCAGTTAAGTAAAAAATTTTTTATTAATTTAAATATTTGTTCTAGTGCAGCTTGTAGACGTGGTGTTATTGATGATACTATGGCGTTAGACTTAGGTTTTTTACATGGTAACTTACATTTTTCTTTTCGATTAACAGGATTAGGAACATTTGTACAATCTGTATTAAATTCTGATAGAGTATTACAATTTTAA
- the tsgA gene encoding MFS transporter TsgA gives MENKNKIGLTVISFLSYYLTGSMIIITGIVMRNIAEYFNTSINNISNTFTFLNAGMLFSIFLSSWITNFITLKKQIIIGFILIILSILGLIYSNNLTMFCLNISILGIVGGMTMSIGTFLITSIYQGEERASKLLLTDSFFSMSGMIFPVIASYLLNKHIPWYFIYVMIGIIYFLIFIITINIQFPKHQYTLDKINYKNTKWGISIPILCCSATFYILGQLGFISWIPEYTTQIIGVNIQLAGKLVSYFWMSYMLGMWFFSYMLKFFDLQKSLLYLTGISTVFMYLFIYNNNITILNIIIIILGFFSSAIYTILITLASLQTKKTSQKLINLILMSGTIGTLLTFVITGPIVHETGIRGALIISNILYGIIFIMSWILGFVSKHKENI, from the coding sequence ATGGAAAATAAAAATAAAATTGGATTAACTGTAATTAGTTTTCTATCTTATTATTTAACAGGATCTATGATAATTATTACAGGAATAGTAATGAGAAATATTGCAGAATATTTCAATACTTCTATTAATAATATTAGTAATACATTCACATTTTTAAATGCTGGAATGTTGTTTTCTATATTTTTAAGTTCCTGGATAACTAATTTTATTACCCTAAAAAAACAAATTATTATTGGTTTTATTTTAATTATATTATCTATATTAGGATTAATATATTCTAATAATCTTACTATGTTTTGCTTAAATATTTCTATTTTAGGTATTGTAGGTGGCATGACAATGTCAATAGGTACCTTTTTAATTACAAGTATTTATCAAGGTGAAGAAAGAGCATCTAAATTATTATTAACAGATTCATTTTTTAGCATGTCAGGTATGATCTTTCCAGTTATTGCATCTTATTTACTTAATAAGCATATTCCATGGTATTTCATTTATGTAATGATTGGAATCATATATTTTTTAATATTTATTATTACTATTAATATCCAATTTCCAAAACACCAATATACATTAGATAAAATAAATTACAAAAATACAAAATGGGGAATTAGTATACCAATATTATGTTGTTCAGCTACATTTTATATTCTAGGACAACTCGGATTTATTTCTTGGATTCCAGAATATACAACACAAATTATTGGCGTTAATATACAGTTAGCAGGGAAATTAGTTAGTTATTTTTGGATGTCTTATATGTTAGGTATGTGGTTCTTTAGTTATATGTTAAAATTTTTTGATTTACAAAAATCTTTATTATATCTTACTGGTATTTCTACTGTATTTATGTATTTATTTATTTATAATAACAATATAACAATATTAAACATCATTATAATAATTTTAGGTTTTTTTTCAAGTGCTATTTATACTATTTTAATCACATTAGCATCTTTACAAACTAAAAAAACATCACAAAAATTAATAAATCTAATATTAATGTCAGGAACAATTGGAACATTATTAACATTTGTGATAACTGGTCCAATAGTTCATGAAACAGGAATACGTGGAGCATTAATTATTTCTAACATATTATATGGAATAATATTTATTATGTCTTGGATATTAGGTTTTGTTAGTAAACATAAAGAAAATATTTAA
- the trpS gene encoding tryptophan--tRNA ligase translates to MVLLQPTIFSAIQPSGELTLGNYIGSLSHWSFIQNNNNCIYGIANLHSITTISQKSNLLKKITLDTLSFYLASGINPNKSIIFAQSDVHEHCQLNWILNCYTYFGELSRMTQFKSKSKQYSKNINVGLLNYPVLMSSDILLYQSNRVLIGKDQKQHLELARNLAIRFNYLYGNIFKIPNVYIPNFCSSKIMALLNPQKKMSKSDSNRNNVIFLLESKKSIFSKISKSITDSENKIYYDIVKKPGISNLLNIFSSLTGIKISILENDFSNMLYQEFKMLVADKIAEVLYKLKNKFFYFRNNESYLQNILENGANQARIKAKITLDKVYNILGL, encoded by the coding sequence ATGGTTTTACTGCAACCGACTATTTTTAGTGCTATACAACCATCGGGAGAATTAACTTTAGGTAATTATATTGGATCATTATCTCATTGGTCGTTTATTCAAAATAATAATAATTGTATTTATGGAATAGCTAATTTACATTCAATAACTACTATTTCTCAGAAATCGAATTTATTAAAAAAAATTACATTAGATACATTATCTTTTTATTTAGCTTCGGGTATTAATCCTAATAAAAGTATTATTTTTGCACAATCTGATGTACATGAACATTGTCAATTAAATTGGATATTAAATTGTTATACATATTTTGGTGAACTTTCAAGAATGACACAGTTTAAAAGTAAATCAAAACAGTATTCTAAAAATATTAATGTTGGATTACTCAATTATCCTGTATTAATGTCGTCAGATATTTTATTATATCAAAGTAATAGGGTATTAATTGGTAAAGATCAGAAACAACATTTAGAGTTAGCTAGAAATCTAGCTATTCGATTTAATTATTTATATGGCAATATATTTAAAATTCCTAATGTTTATATACCTAATTTTTGTAGTTCTAAAATTATGGCGTTACTAAATCCTCAAAAAAAAATGTCTAAATCAGATAGTAATCGAAATAATGTGATTTTTTTATTGGAAAGTAAAAAATCTATTTTTTCTAAAATTAGTAAATCAATTACTGACTCTGAAAATAAAATATATTATGATATAGTAAAAAAACCTGGAATTTCAAATTTATTGAATATTTTTTCTAGTTTAACTGGTATAAAAATATCGATATTAGAAAATGATTTTTCTAATATGTTATATCAAGAATTTAAGATGTTAGTTGCTGATAAGATTGCAGAAGTTTTATATAAATTGAAAAATAAATTTTTTTATTTTAGAAATAATGAATCTTATTTACAAAATATTTTAGAAAATGGTGCGAATCAAGCTCGCATAAAAGCTAAAATAACTTTAGATAAAGTGTATAATATATTAGGTTTATAA
- the rpe gene encoding ribulose-phosphate 3-epimerase — MKKFFIAPSILSANFAKLGEDIKSVLIAGGDLIHFDVMDNHYVPNLTLGPMVLKSLRDDNIIAPIDVHLMARPVDDLILKFAESGASFITFHPETSDHIDKTLNLIRKCGCKVGIGLNPSTPLNILDYIMDKLDLILLMGVNPGFSGQKFIPSMLNKLHHIREKIDSLFPNILLSVDGGVNGNNISDLVIAGVDIFVIGSFIFSSRNYLKVITNIRQNINKTYNNIINL, encoded by the coding sequence ATGAAAAAATTTTTTATTGCTCCTTCAATTTTATCTGCAAATTTTGCAAAATTAGGAGAAGATATTAAGAGTGTTTTAATTGCAGGTGGTGATTTGATTCATTTTGATGTCATGGATAATCATTATGTTCCAAATTTAACGTTAGGTCCTATGGTTTTAAAATCTTTAAGAGATGATAATATTATAGCACCAATTGATGTGCATTTAATGGCAAGACCAGTTGATGATTTGATTTTAAAATTTGCAGAATCTGGAGCGAGTTTTATTACTTTTCATCCTGAAACTAGTGATCATATTGATAAAACATTGAATTTAATTAGGAAGTGTGGTTGTAAAGTTGGAATTGGATTAAATCCTTCTACTCCGTTAAATATTTTAGATTATATTATGGATAAATTAGATCTTATTTTATTAATGGGAGTTAATCCTGGTTTTTCAGGACAAAAATTTATTCCATCAATGCTTAATAAATTACATCATATTCGAGAGAAAATTGATTCATTATTTCCAAATATTCTTTTATCAGTAGATGGAGGTGTGAATGGCAATAATATTTCTGATTTAGTTATTGCGGGGGTGGATATATTTGTTATTGGTTCTTTTATTTTTAGTTCTAGAAATTATTTAAAGGTTATTACAAATATAAGACAGAACATAAATAAAACATATAATAATATAATTAATTTATAG
- the aroB gene encoding 3-dehydroquinate synthase, translating into MEKIVVDLNNYSYPIYIGFNILSEKNIFYPLKKNDRVMLVTNTTLSSIWKNIVLNYLSKYGMIVDEFIFLDGEKYKNLNSVELLVSDLLKKLHDRHTTLIALGGGVIGDLTGFVASIYQRGIRFIQIPTTLLSQVDAAIGGKTGVNHISGKNMIGSFWQPISVIINLNFLNTLSHNQIVSGLSEVIKYAISFDYDFFVWLEKNLDSILSLNENSLSYCVKRCCELKTNIVTIDEKENYYRMLLNLGHTYGHAIESYFKYSWLHGEAISIGMVIALRTSEILGILDKFDIERIIILLQRVGLPTTIPSNMSINSFLKYMIRDKKNNLGKIKLILPTAIGQVKIFEDVDQNTMISAIQSCYKT; encoded by the coding sequence ATGGAGAAAATAGTAGTTGATTTAAATAATTATTCTTATCCTATCTACATTGGTTTTAATATATTAAGTGAAAAAAATATTTTTTATCCCTTAAAAAAGAATGATCGAGTGATGTTAGTTACTAATACTACTTTATCTTCTATATGGAAAAATATAGTTTTAAATTATTTATCGAAATATGGCATGATTGTTGATGAGTTTATTTTTTTAGATGGAGAAAAATATAAAAATTTAAATTCTGTAGAATTATTGGTGTCTGATTTATTAAAGAAATTACATGATCGTCATACTACTTTAATTGCACTAGGTGGTGGAGTTATAGGTGATTTAACTGGTTTTGTGGCTTCTATTTATCAACGTGGAATACGTTTTATTCAAATACCAACTACTTTATTATCTCAAGTTGATGCAGCTATAGGAGGAAAAACAGGTGTTAATCATATTTCTGGAAAAAATATGATTGGTTCGTTTTGGCAGCCTATTTCTGTTATCATTAATTTAAATTTTTTAAATACTTTATCTCATAATCAAATAGTTTCTGGTTTATCAGAAGTAATTAAATATGCTATTTCTTTTGATTATGATTTTTTTGTATGGTTAGAAAAAAATTTAGATAGTATTTTATCTTTGAATGAAAACAGTTTATCATATTGTGTAAAACGATGTTGTGAATTAAAAACTAATATTGTTACTATTGATGAAAAAGAAAATTATTATCGTATGTTATTAAATTTAGGACATACATATGGGCATGCTATTGAATCATATTTTAAATATTCTTGGTTACATGGAGAGGCTATATCAATAGGAATGGTCATTGCACTTCGAACTTCTGAAATTCTTGGTATATTAGATAAGTTTGATATTGAACGTATTATTATTTTATTACAGAGAGTAGGATTACCTACTACTATTCCTAGTAATATGTCTATTAATTCTTTTTTAAAGTATATGATTCGGGATAAAAAAAATAATTTAGGTAAAATTAAATTGATTTTGCCTACTGCGATTGGGCAAGTAAAAATTTTTGAAGATGTCGATCAAAATACTATGATATCTGCTATTCAGTCTTGTTATAAAACATAA
- the aroK gene encoding shikimate kinase AroK, producing the protein MVEKRNIFLIGPMGAGKSTIGRLLSKELNMEFYDSDQEIERRTGADINWVFDVEGELGFRIREEIILDELTQVSKIILATGGGSIISKNIRNFLSSRGTVIYLKANVEKQLMRTKREKNRPLLKSVNNVDMVLKRLAFQRSLLYTSISDITFDTDNKSIKNIVYNIINILKNI; encoded by the coding sequence ATGGTAGAGAAAAGAAATATTTTTTTAATCGGACCTATGGGTGCTGGAAAGAGTACTATTGGTCGTTTATTATCTAAAGAATTAAATATGGAGTTCTATGATTCTGATCAAGAAATTGAAAGACGGACTGGAGCTGATATTAATTGGGTTTTTGATGTTGAGGGTGAGTTGGGTTTTAGAATTCGTGAAGAAATCATTCTTGATGAATTAACGCAAGTTAGTAAAATTATATTAGCTACTGGAGGTGGATCGATTATATCAAAAAATATAAGAAATTTTTTATCTTCTAGAGGTACAGTAATATATTTAAAAGCGAATGTTGAAAAACAATTAATGAGAACTAAAAGAGAAAAAAATAGACCACTTTTAAAATCTGTTAATAATGTTGATATGGTGTTAAAAAGATTAGCGTTTCAAAGAAGTTTATTATATACATCAATATCTGATATAACATTTGATACCGATAATAAAAGTATTAAAAACATAGTATATAATATTATCAATATTTTAAAAAATATTTAA
- the deoD gene encoding purine-nucleoside phosphorylase — MVTPHINAQKGDFSERVIMSGDPIRVKYIADNFLENAYEVTNVRSMLGFTGHYKNVMVSVMSHGIGIPSALIYIKELIQYYNIKKIIRVGTCGAVRNDIKLKDIVIAMGACTDSKVNRLKFNNYDFSAIADFEMLCNAVKYSKKININVRVGNFFTTDLFYAYDYKIYDLLSKYNIIGIDMETSGIYSISSELNIQTVSICSVSDHIIHGQMLSVNDRENSFNDMIEIALETIII; from the coding sequence ATGGTTACACCTCATATTAATGCTCAAAAAGGTGATTTTTCAGAACGTGTTATTATGTCTGGAGATCCTATAAGAGTAAAATATATTGCAGATAATTTTTTAGAAAATGCATATGAAGTGACAAATGTTCGGTCTATGTTGGGATTTACAGGGCATTATAAAAATGTTATGGTATCTGTTATGAGTCATGGAATAGGCATACCATCTGCTCTAATTTATATTAAAGAACTCATTCAATATTATAATATTAAAAAGATTATTCGAGTTGGGACATGTGGGGCTGTTCGAAATGATATTAAATTGAAAGATATTGTTATTGCTATGGGTGCTTGCACTGATTCTAAAGTGAATCGACTAAAATTTAACAATTATGATTTTTCTGCTATTGCAGATTTTGAAATGCTTTGTAATGCAGTAAAATATTCAAAGAAAATAAATATTAATGTTCGTGTAGGTAATTTCTTTACAACAGATCTATTTTATGCGTATGATTATAAAATTTATGATTTATTAAGTAAGTATAATATTATTGGGATAGATATGGAAACTTCAGGAATATATAGTATATCTTCTGAATTAAATATTCAAACTGTTTCTATATGTTCCGTGTCAGATCATATTATACATGGTCAAATGTTGTCTGTTAATGATCGAGAAAATAGTTTTAATGATATGATTGAAATTGCTTTAGAAACAATTATTATATGA
- a CDS encoding phosphopentomutase produces MKRVFILVLDSFGIGYSEDANKFHDVGADTFGHIAEYCYFGKANYNRFSSLYIPNLMSLGLGQVYKNITGYLPYGIAKPLNVIGSYGYASEISSAKDTSSGHWEIAGVPVLFEWDYFHNIKNSFPDNLLQKISCAHGLTGILGNCHASGTDILNDFGSLHITTKKPIIYTSSDSVLQVACHEKYFGLTNLYELCQKIRYILDKYNYNITRVIARPFIGEKKFHFIRTNNRRDFSKLPPGKTVIQKLIEEKEGDVIGIGKTSDIFGHIGITKKIYTSGLQDSINSTIDEINRISQKNTIVFSNFVEFDSLWGHRRDVSGYALGLEYFDLRLLEILNGLKIEDILIITADHGCDPTWKGTDHTREYVPILLYNKLFPVQYFGHRKTFSDIAQTISKYFSLSSMNYGSSIL; encoded by the coding sequence ATGAAAAGGGTATTTATTTTAGTATTAGATTCTTTTGGTATTGGATATAGTGAAGATGCTAATAAATTTCATGATGTTGGTGCAGATACATTTGGCCATATAGCAGAATATTGTTACTTTGGTAAAGCAAATTATAATAGATTTAGTTCTTTATATATTCCTAATTTAATGTCTTTAGGATTAGGTCAAGTATATAAAAATATAACAGGTTATTTACCTTATGGTATAGCTAAACCATTAAATGTTATTGGAAGTTATGGATATGCTAGTGAGATTTCTTCAGCTAAAGATACTTCTTCAGGACATTGGGAAATTGCAGGTGTTCCAGTATTATTTGAATGGGATTATTTTCATAATATTAAAAATAGTTTTCCTGATAATTTATTACAAAAAATAAGTTGTGCACATGGATTAACTGGTATTTTAGGTAATTGTCATGCTTCCGGAACAGATATACTAAATGATTTTGGATCTCTTCATATAACAACAAAAAAACCAATTATTTACACATCATCTGATTCAGTATTACAAGTAGCTTGTCATGAAAAATATTTTGGGTTAACTAATTTATATGAATTGTGTCAAAAAATTAGATATATTTTAGATAAATATAATTATAATATTACTCGAGTGATCGCTCGTCCATTTATAGGAGAAAAGAAATTTCATTTTATTAGAACAAATAATCGTCGTGATTTTTCTAAGTTACCTCCCGGGAAAACTGTGATTCAAAAATTAATTGAAGAAAAAGAAGGTGATGTAATTGGTATTGGTAAAACCTCAGATATTTTTGGTCATATAGGCATTACAAAAAAAATATATACTTCAGGATTACAAGATTCAATTAATTCTACTATAGATGAAATAAATCGCATATCTCAAAAAAATACCATAGTTTTTAGTAATTTTGTTGAATTTGATTCTTTATGGGGTCATAGACGTGATGTTTCAGGATATGCTTTGGGTTTAGAATATTTTGATTTACGTTTACTAGAGATTTTAAATGGTTTAAAAATAGAAGATATTTTAATTATTACTGCTGATCATGGTTGTGATCCTACATGGAAAGGTACTGATCATACTCGAGAATATGTTCCAATATTATTATATAATAAATTATTTCCTGTTCAATATTTTGGTCACAGAAAAACATTTTCTGATATTGCTCAGACTATTTCAAAGTACTTTTCTTTATCTAGTATGAATTATGGGAGTAGTATATTATAA